In Methanobacterium aggregans, the genomic stretch CAAGCATCATTTCAAGGTTTTCCTTGAGAGTCGGTTTGATGATTCCGTTCATCTCTGCGAAGTGGGCTGCATGGTCTGCTTCCTCATAGGCTATTCTTTTAAGAACCTCTGCAACCTCTGGAAGTCCGTCCCTCTGGGCCTGTCTTGCCATTGCAAGGTACATTCCAACCTCTGCACATTCTCCCTGGAAGTTTGCCTGAACCTCTTTTTCCAGCTCTGTTCCTTCTGTAATTCCCATTTCATGTTCGTTTATAATTTTCATAGTTTTTTCCTCCTCTTAATTTAAATAATCCGTTAATATTTTATTTTATGTAAGATCTGGACGGAGATTAGTTCTGTCTTTCTCCGTCCTGATCTCGGCGGTATCAATTCAGCGACTAACTGACTTTTTTTATCACGGTGATAAACGGTTTTATAAATAATTTTAAAGGTTTTTTTAACCTTTTAGTTAATCTTTTACCTTCAGAGCCATTTCTTTTCCTATGTTGTAGCAGCGTTCCAGTTCTCCCTCGTCAGGCACGTAGTAAACTTCGTAAGCATCTGAAACATCAAATCCGCATGCATCAAGGTCATCTTTGAGTTTCTGTGGCGCTCCACCTTTACCTCCCATTGATCCGAAGGTTACTGCTGGCTTTTTACTGCCGGTTCTGTCGAAGCGGAGTCCCTGGAGGTAGTAAACTATGTCCCCAATGCTTGGGAATGGTGCGTCGTAGATGGTTGGAATTCCAAAGGCAACGGCCTTACTGTCAAGGATGTCCTTTACGATCTCACTGCGCTCGTCTTCATGGAGGTAGTACATCTTCACGTCAAATCCTTGACTTGTGACTCCCTCTGCAAGGGCGTGGGCCATTTTCTGTGTGGATCCGTGCATTGTGTCGTAAACTATGGTTATCTTGTCCTTGCACTCTCCTGTTGCCCAGGCACTGTAGGCCCCTATCACCTTCATTGGGTCTGTCCACATCTGACCGTGGGCTGGTGCTATCATTTTTATCTGATCAAGAAGGCCAAGTTCTTCAACTTCCTTGAATTTTTTAAGGACCAGTTTGGATATTGGAGTTATGAGGTTTGCGTAGAACTTCTTTGTGGCATCCATCAGGACGTAATCTGGTATGTCTGTATCGTAGCGTTCGTTGAAGCACAGGTGCTGTCCGAAGGCATCGTTTGGGAAAAGTATTCCCTCTTCAGCCAGTAGGGTGAACATGCTGTCTGGCCAGTGAAGTAGGAATGCCTCCAGGAACGCAAGGGTTTTACCTCCGAGATCCAGGGTTTCTCCTGTTTTAACTGTTACGAACTCTGCACCCTCAAGGGATGGGAAGTGTCTTTTTAGGCCTTCAACTGCTATCTCTGTGCAGTAGATTGGTGCATCCGGGAATTTCCTGTGGATTTCTGTAAGGGCTCCACTGTGGTCTTTTTCAACGTGGTTCTGTACTATGACGTCCAGTTTTAATGGTTTTCCCTCCTTCTCGAATGCGTCCTTGATCCTGCCCCACATCTGTTCAGAATGTCCAGGGTAGCAGTTGTCTATAAGTGCCACCTTGTCATCACCAAAGACCAGGTAGGCGTTGTAGGTTGTTCCATCCAATGTGTATCCGTGGTAGGTTCTAAGATCCCAGTCAAGAACCCCTACCCAGTACACTCCATCCTTCATTTTCACTGCATCTGCTTTCATATGTCTCATCCTCCGGTTTTTTTTCAACTATGGATCAAGGTCTTTTTCAACCCATGACCCTCAACCAATGTAAATTGGTTCGTGTGTTCTCAAACTGTATGGTTGTATACGAACCATCCTATATAAACTTTACCGTTCGGATCGATACGAACCATTATATAGTGGAAGCCACATCATAACTAATGAGGATTTACAAATGACCCAGAGAGCCCAGAACAAAAACAGCAAACCAAAGAATAAGGGATCAATAAAGATATTTGCAACAGAAAAGGGAGTCAAC encodes the following:
- a CDS encoding ferritin-like domain-containing protein, which produces MKIINEHEMGITEGTELEKEVQANFQGECAEVGMYLAMARQAQRDGLPEVAEVLKRIAYEEADHAAHFAEMNGIIKPTLKENLEMMLEGETMANNEKKAAATKAKENNIDPAHDFFDESSRDEGRHAKMLKGLLGRYF
- a CDS encoding FprA family A-type flavoprotein, which produces MKADAVKMKDGVYWVGVLDWDLRTYHGYTLDGTTYNAYLVFGDDKVALIDNCYPGHSEQMWGRIKDAFEKEGKPLKLDVIVQNHVEKDHSGALTEIHRKFPDAPIYCTEIAVEGLKRHFPSLEGAEFVTVKTGETLDLGGKTLAFLEAFLLHWPDSMFTLLAEEGILFPNDAFGQHLCFNERYDTDIPDYVLMDATKKFYANLITPISKLVLKKFKEVEELGLLDQIKMIAPAHGQMWTDPMKVIGAYSAWATGECKDKITIVYDTMHGSTQKMAHALAEGVTSQGFDVKMYYLHEDERSEIVKDILDSKAVAFGIPTIYDAPFPSIGDIVYYLQGLRFDRTGSKKPAVTFGSMGGKGGAPQKLKDDLDACGFDVSDAYEVYYVPDEGELERCYNIGKEMALKVKD